The following is a genomic window from Bacteroidia bacterium.
AAATAACTTAGCATGGCGCGGGCACTCAGGTCCTCGCCTGTCGCGTCTTTCAACAACGTTCTCCAATCGGCACTGGCACCGGGATACATCAGGTCTTTGAGAAACTCGCCTGTCTCCAGATTACCGAAATAGTTGGCATTGCGCGGATCATCGCTCAAAATATTTCCGGAAATATGGTCGTGCAACTGAAACAGCAGGATAGAACTGATCGCATAATCATAATACTGTGCAGCATCATTATTAATGTGCGTTTTGGAGCAGGCATCACAATATTCCTCCCCCCGTGGCAGGGGAGTGGTTATGCCCTGATATTTCTCCTTCAGTTCCCACCACCGCTGGTTGAACTGGTCAACAGGTAATTCATTGGCATAAAGATCATATTCAAATTCCGTCATTACCCCCGCACTCCACGGAATGAATACCACATAGTTCATTGCCTGCTTCAACAACGTTTGCATTTCCTGCTCCTTCTGTCTTTCCTCATTTCCGGTCCCGGAAGGCGATAGCAGATTCTGCTCTTCCAGAAATGATCGCATCATTGCCGCCATCCCTATCTGGGTGCCGATAGCCTCATGAAAGGCCCGATTGGCTCCTTCTCTCAGCACAAGGGGTACATCCTTGTTCGTATAGGTCATATAATAATAGATATGTCCCAACTCATGATTCACCGTTTCAAACCAACTCGCATTAGGAATTACGCTCATCAGGCTGCGAACATCCTTGTCCAGATCCAGGTGCCAGGCTGAAGCGTGGTTGTTTTTTTTGTAACCGGCATCCGGGGGCAAAGGATATAAACTGCTTTTCTCGAAGAAGCTTTCCGGCAGTTTTGGAAATCCCATGCTTACATAAAACTGCTCACCCTTTTTAATGATCCAATCAGCGCTTTTGGTGGCCAGCACGCTGTCAAGGTTGTAGCCTTCCACTTCTATCATTGATGACCAGTCCTGGCTCCAACGATTCGGCAGCCATTGTGCCGGCAGCATTTCCGGTACTTCTTCACCATACTGATTTGCCAACTCATACCGGGCATAGGTGTGCAACTCCC
Proteins encoded in this region:
- a CDS encoding M2 family metallopeptidase, which gives rise to MNKLLFLPVIFFLFGVSGCSTNESSHEADAASADSLRSDVDDFLSEYNRQYQDLYYQAAQAEWRLNTYIKEGDSTANEAATRANESLAAFTGSNENINKVRGFLEKEDMLHELQVKQLEKILYFAGNNPEPMEEIVKKKIAAETAQTEKLFGFQFFFQGKEVSTNYLDSVLDASENMDHRLEAWISSKEVGKPLKGGLENLQHLRNETVRALGYQDYFSYQVSDYGMTTEEMLELNRKFVRELWPLYRELHTYARYELANQYGEEVPEMLPAQWLPNRWSQDWSSMIEVEGYNLDSVLATKSADWIIKKGEQFYVSMGFPKLPESFFEKSSLYPLPPDAGYKKNNHASAWHLDLDKDVRSLMSVIPNASWFETVNHELGHIYYYMTYTNKDVPLVLREGANRAFHEAIGTQIGMAAMMRSFLEEQNLLSPSGTGNEERQKEQEMQTLLKQAMNYVVFIPWSAGVMTEFEYDLYANELPVDQFNQRWWELKEKYQGITTPLPRGEEYCDACSKTHINNDAAQYYDYAISSILLFQLHDHISGNILSDDPRNANYFGNLETGEFLKDLMYPGASADWRTLLKDATGEDLSARAMLSYFDPLLAYLKEKNNGRTYTLPETI